GTGTTAATGCGGGTATCAAAGACATCATTATGACAGGTTCAAATTCTGCTTACGGAGAGGAACACAGCCCCCATGTAAAGGATGAAAATTCACCCTACAACTCCCATTATCCATACTTTGGAGACAGCCTTTTTCCCTGCAAATTAAACTTCTACCGTGATACTAAAGCTTTAGCCAAAAAAGAGGCCATTAAGTTTGCAAAGAAGCACGGACTAAACCTTACCGTTTTAGAACCTGTTTGGGTTTATGGAGAAAGGGAATTGAACACGGGGTTTTATGAGTACTTAAAAACCGCCGGGGCAGGGATTCCTTTCCTGCCCGGATCAAAGCAAAATAATTTTCACGTTGTATATGCCGGTGACCTGGCCAGGGCCTATGTGCTGGCCTTTACCAAACAGTTAACCGGCATCAATTGTATTCTAATCGGTAATCAAAAAGCGTCAAGCATGGACAATATTTATGAACTATTTTGCTCTGCAGCAGGCATAAAAAAGCCCTGCACCATTCCCAAGGCATTAATATACCCCGCAGCATTAATCATGGAACTCTTATACACCGTTTTCAATGCAAAAACACCCCCGCTTCTAACAAGGGGCAGGGTAAATATGTTCTATGACAATATGGAATTTTCCGTTGCAAAAGCGGAACGACTGCTTGGATTTAGAAACCTGTATAGCCTGGAAGAAGGTATTAAAAAAACTGTCTCATGGTATAAACAAAAAGGCCTGCTCTGAGGGGGGTGAACCACCATTCTAATCAACAATGTTACAGGATGGCATAAAATATTGTTTAATTTGAAGCTAAAGGTCACTATCTTTTTTCACTTTATCCCTGCGTTTTACAGAGGGGAGATTTCATTAAAAAAATTTATTCTATTGTTAAAAAGGCTTCTAATTTTTCTGTCCAGGATGCAGCACAACAAATTTGTAAAAATAGATGGTAAAACCAGGCTGGGTCTATATATACCCGGTTACCCTTCCCGGGCCTTTTACACTGCCTGTAATAAATTCACACAGTTCAATGAAAAAATGCCCTGTACAACTGTATTGCTATCTATTACTTCAGCCTGCCCATATAATTGCAGTTACTGTTACCAGAAACTTGACCGGGGCAGGGATATGAATATTGACATTCTAATCAAGACAGTAAGAAAACTTCAGGATATGGGTATCGCCTTTTTTAATATTGAGGGTGGAGAGCCTTTTTTAGTCTATGACAGGCTGAAGAAGATTTGCTCATCCATTGATGACAGATCTGAAATTTGGCTAAACTCCACCGGCGTTGGTATGACCAAGGATAATCTCACGGAGCTTAAACACATGAATGTGACGGCCATAATGTTTTCTCTGCACAGCCCTGATGCAGATGTTTTCAATCAGTTTATGGGCAAGGACAATGCCTGGAACAACCTTCAAGCCGGGGTTGAGCTTTGTCATGAAGCTGGACTGGCGGTTGCTTTTAATACATGTCTTATGAAAGATGACTTTTACAACGGTACTTTGGAAAGAATTATGGATGTAGCCAGGGACTTCAAGGCCTGCTTAGTCCAAATTATCAAGCCCAAACCTTCGGGAGGGTGGCTGGCCCAAGAAGATATTGATTTCACACCGGAGGATTTAGCTTATATTAAAGCCAAGGTAAATCAATACAACCTACATAAAGAATTTTCCCCATACCCGTCCATTTCTGCCCAGATAATTGAAGAAGATAAAGCTGTTTTCGGTTGTACTGCTGGCGGTACAGACAGGTTCTATATAAATGCCAAGGGAGATATACAACCATGCGAGTTTCTGAATATATCCTTTGGTAACATCAAAGAGAATCAATTCGAGGACATTTATCAAGCAATGCGAAGCTGCTTTGCCTGGGGCGGAGACTGTCTCCTTTGCGAAAAATACTCAAAAGAGATTCTTAAGCTTTATCAAGAAAACAATTTGAACTCCCTTCCCCTCACTCCTGAGCTGTCAAAAGAGATATATTGTGCATGGGACCGGGGGGAAAAAACTGAATTATACGAAAGGCTGGAAAGTCAATCTATTAACAAATAACACAAAGAAGGTTTTTACAGTGAATAATGAAGAGTTAAGAAAAAAAGTCAGAAGTGCCGCTGCTGAAATTTTGTATACAGAGGCTGTTATTTCCCCAGTCAATCTGTTAATGAAGATCGGATTACTGTCTAAGAAAGACTATGAGGATTGGAGAATGGGGAGAATCTCGAATCTAGAGAGGGTATGCCGGGCAAATCTGAGCAAGTTGTCGATAGCTATGAAAGAATTAAGGAAATTTGCACGGGAAAACAATCTGAAGCCCTCAAAAACGGTATACAAGAAGTGGGGCAAAGGGAAAAAGATCTTATTGCAGTTCAGTAAATATAATAAGCCTGCTATCGAGGAAGCTTATTCAACTCATTACATAGATTCGGGTAAAGATTCCGGGCGAAAACAAAGTGCGCGCTAATAATTTTAAAAACCCCCGTGACAAGATACGGGGGCTTTAATATTCCAATCATATATTAACCTTTATTAGTCTTAACCCTTGTGTTTTCCTTTAAATCCATGCTTCCGTCCCGCACAATTACTTCCCCTGCTGCCAGACCTTCTGTTATTTCAATGTTCTCCCTGTCCCCGATACCTGTTTGCACCGGCCTGCGTTCAACCCGGTTATCCGTCACCACCATCACTTCCTTGCCGCCACCTTGCAGGGTATGCACCGCTTCCCTGGGGATTACCGGTACATCCTTGTGGGTTAAGGTTTCAATGGCCACCTTTACATCATAGCCGGGCTTAAGATTGGCCGGGTCGGCCAAGGTGACGATGACGGGCACCCGTCTCTGGATAACCCCCAGGGCTGATTGTTTTTCTACGGCCAGGGGATATATTTCCCCCACTTCGCCGTATAAGACCTTCGATCCAAGAACCGGGGCGGTGATTTTTACCCTCTGGCCCAGTTTTACCTCACCCAGGTCGTCGCTGAGAATATCCGCCTTGATTTCAAGTTTGTCCTGCACTGCCACACTGGCCAGCACTCTACCCGGGGTCACCACCTGTTCCTGCTTGGCCGGTAAACTCAGGACTATACCGTCCACGGGGCTTTGCAGTGTCAATTGCCGCTCTTTGCGGTTAAGGTTCTGCAGCGACCGGTTCAAGCCCGCCTCCTGTGCCCGGGTACTCTCTAAAAGGGATTTCTGCTCCTGCAGGCTTTGCTCCAGGGTTTGCACCTTTAGTTCGGCTGCTTCAAATTCCACTGTGGAAATAGCTCCGGATTCATACAAATCCTGAAACCGCGCCAAGTTTTCCCCGGCATTTTTCAATTCCAATTCTATGCGCTGCACAGCCGCCTGGGTGGCAGCAATGGAAGCTGCGGTCTGGGATAACTGGGAGCGAGTATCTTCAACTTGTAATGACAGATCCAGATTTTCCAGTTCCAGCATGGTTTGCCCCTTGCTGACCTGTTGACCTGTCTCAACGGGGACTTGCACAACCCTGGCGTTCTGGGGGGCATGCAAATCGTAGCTGGTAGCGGGCTGAACATAACCGGTATCCTCAACGGCCCGAGTTATATCCCCGGTCCGGACCTGCACCGTTTCTGCCCCGGCTCCACCGGTGAAAACAGTGATTGCGGTTATTAACGCCAGTATCACCGCGATGCCCACCAGCAGGAATATTTTTTTTCTTTGTTTGACAACCGGCTTCATATAAAGACCTCCTGTTAATCTTTATTCTTCAATACTTCCACCAGTTGCAGCTGTCTGACACCCCTGACAGCCAGCAGGTGGGCCACCATGATAAAGAAAAAAGCACCCAGGGCGGAGTATATATAAGTAGTTGGATAGATTATTACCGGCATGGTAAACAAATCCGTGCTCAGCGCACTAATGTAGCCCTTAACCATCAGGTAGCCGAAGGGCAGGCCCAGAGCTACTCCCAGCAGGGACTGCAGCAGGTTTTCCTTCAGTAGTATGCCGGAGACTTCGCTTATCGTAAAACCCAGAACCCGCAGGGAGGCCAGTTCTCGCTGCCTTTCCGAGAAACTGATCACTGAAGAGTTGTATACTATGGCAAAGCCCAGCAGCAGCGAGAAGAAAACCAGAATAGAGATTGAATAGATCATGGCATCCATATTTTGATTGAAATTATCCAGTTCCTTCTGGCGGCTCAGGATGGATGACACTTCGGTCATGTCCTCCAGTTCCTCTTCCATATGTGCGGTAAAAGCCGGATCCACTTTCAGCATAACACCGGATGCCAGCTGCCGTTCTTGCAACATGAGGTTGGCCTGTTGCAGCGAAACGAAGGAACCTCCACCCACCAACTGCCTATTTATACCTACAATTTTAATTATGTCGTGCCTGGCAGGGCCAATACCCAGCAATGTTTCCACTTGCACCATATCGCCAACTTGGGCCCCCAGTTTATTTGCTGTCCTCCGGCTGATAAGCAGGCCTTTGGCGGGCACCGGGACGGGCTGTTCCCTGTGGTCTCTTAGCTTTTTCAAGGTGCTTCCAGGGTCTAAGCCGGTGATGGAATCATCTTCTTCTTTACCATTAAACTTTATTTTTGCCGGTATCTCCAGCAAAGGTTCTGATTTTTGTACTCCTTGAATACGGCTTATGTTTAGAATTTCGCTTTCTTTTACCGGTGTAGTGAATCGAATAAGGTAATCATAACGCTGGTTCTGGTGGAAATGAGATTCTATCATATAATCTACGGCGTCAATGGTGAATAAGGATACCACCAGCATGCCCACGGCAAAAACAACTCCCACCATAGTAATAGCAAAGCGACCGCGGTTCCGGGCGGCGGATCTAATGCTCATCTTCCAGGCGGTATTCAGACGGTGCCATAGCCATGACAGGTTCTCAACCAGTGTTTTGCCACCACCTTTGGGTGGCTCGGGACGCATGGCTTCCGCGGGGTTAATGGTGGTCACGCTGCGGCATGCAATGAAGCCGGCCAGAGTGCTTACCCCGAGGCTGAGGATAAAACCATACAGTATGGCCTGGGTGTTCACGGCACCAATGGTTGAGGGCAGGTTGAAATATACGGCATAGGCCTGGGACATCACCGAGGCCAGGGCAAGACCGAGCATAGTTCCCAACACTGCGCCAAATAAAGCCACCATAACGGAATAACCGGTATAGTGCAGTATTACTTGCCTGTTATTGTAGCCCAGCGCTTTCATGACCCCTATTTGCAGGCGCTGAGAGCGTACTATACGTCCCAGGATAACGAACTGGATGGCGGCGGCAATGCCCAAAAAAATAGCGGGCATAAAGCGTGAAGAAGCCTTCAGGCCGTCAAGTTCTCCCTCCAACATGGCGTTGCTGAGCTGTTGTTTGCGCGGGTATGCGGCCAGGTTGCCGTAAGGCTCCAGTATGCTTTTTACCTGCCGGGCCACCTTTTCAGCGTCGATACCCGGAGCCAGCGTAACCAGCACCTGATTAACCTGCCCTGGCAAGTTTAATAGCTGCTGGGCCCTTTCACGGGGTATGGCGATGATGCCGAAGGATCTGGGGTCGGGTAAAAGGGTTGCGGCGTCCTTCATCAGATAAATAAATTCCGGCCCGGTGGCGGTACCCACCATGGTCAAGGGCACCTTTTTTCCCTCCGCCACAATGGTGACGGTATCGTTGAAATCCAGGTGGTTGGCTTCGGCGTACTGGGGGTCTACCAGAATCTCGATATCCCCGGTACGAGTATGTTGTTCCCCGGGCCGGGCACTCACTGCCTCTGCAGCAAAAAACCGGCCGGTAAGCAACTGCAGGCTATTAATTTGGTATTCCATGGGCAGGGAATAGCTTGTCAAGCGGGCAGTGGCCCGCTTATTATATTCGTTTACCAGGGTCACATCCTTTTGTATGCGCCCGGTTACCCCGATTACCCCGGGTATGGTCTCAATCTGCTTGGTCACCTGTTGCGGGGCCTTAACCACATGGAAATAATAGTCCGCAAAGTTATGATCCCGGTAAAACTTCTCCTTTGATTCATTTAAATTAAAATACGCCGTGGTCATGGCTATGTAAACGGCTATACCTACCATAACCACCGCAGCCACGGCCAGAAACTGCCCCTTGGTTTTACCGATGGTGCGCCATAATTTTTTATGTAGGGCCCTCATCACCACTCAATCCTTTCCGGTGGCAGGGGAGAGGCATTCTCCCTGATCTCGGCTACAGTCCCATCTCTCATACGCACCACCCGGTGGGCCATGTTCCCGATGGGGGTATTGTGGGTAACAATGACCACGGTACTGCCCCGTTCCCGGTTTATTTTCACCAGCAAGGCCAGGATGAGTTTCCCGGTCTGGTAATCCAGAGCACCGGTGGGCTCGTCACAAAGTAACAGCCGGGGATTTTTCACCGTTGCCCGGGCGATGGATACCCGCTGCTGTTCACCGCCGCTCATCTGGGAGGGAAAATGGTCCATCCGGTCGGCCAGACCCACATCCCTCAGTACGTCGGTTACAGCCAAAGGCTCATCCACCAAGTCGGCGGCCAGTTCCACATTCTCTTTGGCCGTCAAGTCAGGTATCAGGTTATAAAACTGAAATACAAAACCAATTTCAGTTCTTCTGTAACTGGTTAACTGATCATCATTGGCCTGTCCAAGATTACTGTCTCCAAAATACACCTCTCCTTCGGTGGGCAGATCCATTCCCCCCATGATATTAAGCAGGGTGCTCTTCCCGGATCCGCTGGGACCCAGGATCACCAGTATCTCACCCTGGTACACGTCCAGTGTAGTTTCCTTAAGGGCATTAACCGTTACTTCTCCCATATGGTAAGTTCTGGTTAGGCGGTTTAAACACATCAATTTATTTTTGGTCATATCCGCACGCCTTTCAAGGTTTTTCCGAAGATTCGTCAATCTGGCCCTTCGTCCAGCGATCATATTGAATGGTTATATCTGATAAATACCAATTGATAAAATTAAAATAATCCTTTAACACCAGAAGGTTTTCCCTGGATTCCAAGTTTTGAGTTGGTACAGTACCGAGCCCCTGATCAATTACTTGCTCCCATACCTTCATGGTGCCGGCTTTTTCCATCGAGGCTTTAATCCATGAATGTGCATTGGCCCGGTAATAGCCTTTGCGCTCTCCAGGTATGCTTACCTTCTCAAATATACGCATAGCCAGTCCCTGCCGGATGGTAAGGGATGCAGTAGCCTTACTATACATTAAATTTTTTGCTATCTCGTCCAGGGTACTGGGGTGATCAGCCAGCAACAGGTAGCCAAAGGTGCGACCCAGGGTCTTGGATGCGCCGGAATTCTCCATTAACAGCCCCAGTTCTTCTATAAATTGAAGTTCCCGTTCCTTTATGTGACATCACGCTCCTTTTACGGCATCATAACATTTAATTTGTTTAGTTACAACTAAACAAATTAAATTCATTTTAAATCCTAAAGTTTAACAATCAAGCTTTTGTTGAAAAATGTTTAAGTTTTTATTTCCCTTTTGTGATACTTAATTAGTAAGGTTTATTAGTAAAGGAATACTTAAGAACTATTAGATAACAAATATCCAACACAGATCAGACATAAGTGGAGTGAATATTTAATGTCCAAAAGCATTGTAGTAAAACTATGGTTAACAATGACTGCTCTTGTCTTTTTAATACTGGTGACAGCATGGTTTGCCCACACCCGGATACAAACCGACAGGTACTTTCAACAGCAGGGTGAAGAGCTAATTCAGAAAGGTTTTAGACTCTCAGAAATATTACGAGATGAACATGATAATTTAAAGCAGGAGAAAATAATTCAGGCCTCAGCAAAAGTTTTAAACGCTAATATTATGTTCATGGATAAACAGGAATTCCTTGATGGATGTCAAAACGATGACAGTCACCATGACCCGTTAGTTGCCAGTGAAGTTAAAAGTTTGTTTGCAGGCAACCCGGTGTTTCACAGGGGACCGGGAAAGATTTACGATAATGAAGTAATCAGTGCCGGAGTGCCAATCATGTCCGGCGATATATTAAAAAAAATTATCATGCTTCATGCTCCCATTACTCCACTGAGCAGCCGAATAAATGACTTGAAACAAGTTACACTGACTGTGGGCCTGGGCGGGATAATCATGGCCACCATATTAAGCTTCTTTTTATCCAGACGGTTCTCCGGTCCGCTTCTGGAAATGAACAGAGTAGCTCAGGCCATGGCTCACGGTAACTATAAAAGGAAAGTTCGTGCTAACTCTCAAGATGAAATTGGACTACTGGCAAACTCCTTAAATACGCTGGCCTTAAAATTAGAGGAGAAAATCTCAGCTTTGGAAAGAATGGATAATACCCGCAGAGAGTTTGTCGCTAATGTTTCTCACGAACTTCGGACCCCATTGGCAATTGTTCAAGGTTATACAGAAGCGCTGTTGGACGGCATGGTTGATGACCCCGAGGAACAGCATCTATATTTAAGTCATATTTCCGACGAACTAAACCGCCTGCGCCGCCTGGTATCAGAATTGTTGGATTTAAAACGGATGGAATCCGGACGGCAAGACTTTAGCAAGGAAGTAATCGAGATTGATTCGATTATTGATAAGGTTACCAAAAAAATTGAACCAACGGCAAAAGAAAACAACGTTAAGATGGAATCAGATTATGATGCTGCATTAAAACCGATCATGGGAAATGCCGACCTCTTGGAACAAGTTTTTTTCAACCTGATTATTAATGGCATAAAGTTTTCCTTTGCCGGGGGTACGATTAAAATATCAGCTTCTTCAGGTGAGGGCTATACACACATTTCAGTGAGTGATGCTGGTTCAGGAATCCCACAGCAAGAGCTGCCGTTTATCTTTGAACGCTTTTACAAAGTGGATAAGTCCAGGACAAGAAGCGGGCAAAATATAGAAAACAGTGACGGAACAGGTCTCGGGCTGGCCATAGCGAACAGCATTGTACAAACCCATAACGGTATTATCAATGTTCAAAGCAGGCCAGGAGGGGGAAGCACATTCACTGTATCTATTCCCATCAAACCGGCCTAATCTAGTCTCTAATATTGTTAGAAAATCTAGATATGGGCGTAAATAATTTGACAAAAATGAATGATATATTGCTAGTAAGCAAACATTCTAACCTAAAATCACATTAAATAAGGAGGTATAAACGGCATGGGAAGTTTAGGTAAATTGTCTTCCATGGTTAAAATGCGGTTTTCCAGAATGGTAGACAAACTGGAAGATCCGCGGGACTCTTTAGAGTACTCTTTTGAGAAACAAAGAGAACTACTTATTCAAACCAAGAGAAGCATTGCGGAAGTTATAACATCTAAAAAACGTTTGGAAATGCAATTGCACCGCTTGGAGATATCTAGCAAGGAATATGAGGAAAAAGCTAAAAAACTGGTGGCGGAAGATAGAGATGAACTGGCCGAATCTATGCTGGAACGCAAACATGAGACTTTGGCTCAAATTGAAAATATGAAGCAGCGGATTGAAGAATTAGATGTGGACAAGGAACACTTGATGGGTGCGGAAGCTAAATTGACAAATAACCTGGAATTTTTAAGAGTTCAAAAGGAAGTCATCAAGGCTCAATATACGGCAGCACAGGCTCATGCAAAAATCGGTGAAGTAGCCACAGGACTGTCAGATGATAGCAATGACATTGGCAATGTAATAGAAAGGGCCCGTGAAAGAACCGACGAATTAAAAGCAAAGTCATCTGCAATTGAGGAACTTGTTGAACGCAATGTAGTGACTGACCATTTAAATGCAAAGACAGCTATCGGTATAGGAAATGATGAGATATCCTCTAAAGCTAAAGAGGATCTTCTCAGAATCAAAAAAACCGGTCAAGACATCATTTAAAAAATACTCCTCCTCTTCTCTTTTTTGAGATAAAGGGGTTTGGCATATGCCAAACCCCTTTTAATTTCAGATCAATGCCAAGCACCTGGACTTTATAAGAGGGAACTCCCAGTGTGACTCCTTGAATTTTTAAAAACCGTTGTTCATGGAAGAGTGTGCCCCCCTTGCTTTTTACAAAGTTATACCCTCAAATTTTTTTACAATCTCTTTTGTTTCCCGCACCATTTCAGGCTTAGAGTAAATGACTAGCATAGTATAGCCGCTAAAGTCCTGTGGCAATGGCCTGGACAAGGCATAAAGCCCTCCCAACAATCCGCCTGCGGCAAGCCCCATTCCGGCACCGGAAAACAATGTGGAGTAAATGGTGTTTGCTAAAAAAGGACTTAACACCTGGCCAAATTCCCTGTTGTTTAACAAGAAAGCCACCATCAACACCCCAGCCAGTGCACCTAAAAAGGCACTTAGTATGGTTATATGCCCCTCCCGGGACGTCAGCAAAATTTCTTGCCGAATCTGTTCCTCAAAATCACTGGACACATCAATGCTGTGAAAATTAGTAATGTCTCTGGTGGTAAGTTCATTATCTACTGCTGCAGCATCTGCATGTGCAGGAAAAAATGCAACTACTTTTCTCATGCATTATCCCCCTCGCTAGCTTGTGCAGGCATCTTTACACGTAAAAGTTTGTCGATGTCTTTTTGTATTTTGGAGCTGATAGTTTCCGACCCGCCGATTATCCACCCGTAATTGAATAATTGCTCCTGCTCACTAAGATAGGCAGGCTGTACTACTTTAAGATAACGTATTACCGGCTGGGGAATAGAATCTTCTTTTACCAGGAGCATAGGCCCGTGTTTCCCCCGGTGGGAAAGTATTCCTGCCGGAATAGCCATTTCAGGCTGATCAGGATTGACAAAAATAAAATTATGCCCTGCTTCGGATATTCCCCACCCAAACATACGAATAGTCTTGGCAATCCAATAACCAAAATTGGGTCCCAGGTCAGCGTAACCGGCAAAACCTGCTGACATATCAAAGGAGTCCTTACCTGGAATACGCTGTACATGACCATACCTGCCTAGCTCGGCGGCAATCTTTTGGGAAATAACTTTCTCATTACCCAGGAGATAAATAAAGGCGTCCTGAGGCCGGCGGGACAAGGCTTTCCTGGTAGCATCCGGTATTTCGTCTTTAGATACAAAAAATGTTGGGCTTCCGGCATGCGCAGTCCACGAAGCGCTAAAGATGGCATATTCGGGAGAGACATCAGATGCGATCATCACCATATCGTTATGATCAGAATTAATTGTAGCCCGGTACTGGTCGATTAACGCAGCCAAATCATAGACACTCTCCGCTTCAAACTGGCGAAACTTCATTTTAAGGCTATGCAGCTCATCTTTAACTTTTTGATCTACGGAACCCACAATGAAAGCCTTGACATTTCCGTCAACAAAAAGCCCTTCCGGGTCCAGGCGCTTTATTTCTTTCTTAACAATATCCGGTATGCTGTTATTTCCAATATACAAAATAGGAGCGTCAACCGGAAAGTGAATAACATTTGCTGCAACCAGTGAGCGGCGCCAGTCTCCCCGCGGTACTAAAATCACAGCTTTAGGTTTGTTATCAACAAAGGTGGCCGGGTATACAATTTGAGAAACTGAAACTGATACCTCAAATACATTTTTGCCCGGCAGGCGGGCTGTATTGGGTGTCAGCTGAACGGTGGAAGGCATAGGAACAGCACTGGCCCGGTAATAATCTGGCCGGTAAAAAAAAGCCATAAGAATCAATAATATTATTAATCCGGTAACCAGGGCTAATCCCCACCGGACGTGCCCCATACGCCTTGAGATGTTCAAAGGGATTCCCCTTCCTACATAGTACCTATTTTTCTGCCCCTTACCACCAGAGACCAGTTCCCAATATAACCGGTGACCAGTCCCACTATGTTAGCTGCCCACACGGTAGCCCACCAGATTAGATTTTCTTCCTCCGGCATTACGGTAAGGCCTCTCATTTGTAATAACCACATGGCTCCCATCATGCCTATGCTTATAGAGGTCATGCTGATAAACACTGTCAGAGCGTTATCCCGCACCGTGTCCCGGTAAGCAGAGGCTTCCTTGGACATTAACATCAAGGGAACGAAAACAAACATATTAACAACCAGAGCCGCCAAATAAGACCAAAAGATTGACTGGGTCATGGGGCTCCCCAACCAGAAAAAGAAGCCCGAAAATGTAAACAGCGGAAGTCCGAAATAGGCCAGCAAAAAAGCAACTGCTGTCATGGTGGACATACCGAAACCCACTGTGCCCAAAGTGGCTGACAGGACTTGAACCCACAGTGGCCTGGGAAATTCGCCCAAAGCAGCCTGGTGACCGTAGCCACGGTAGCATGTAAAATACGCCCACAGCCCCAACGGTCCCAGTACAAACATTATTAGTATCCATGAAATTTTCATGACGGGGGCTACCTGAGTAAGTCTCGTGGACAGGTGAAACCAGGTCCAGATGGCAGAGGCAAGGGACAGGGCAAACCATACCAGGGCAAGAGCCTCGATCCCGCTTATCCCCTGCGCACCCTGATCCAGGTAGTCACGCAACTCCTGGGTAAAATCCACACGTCCCTGAACAGCATAGGAAACCTGCTCTAATCCCCCCAACAGCCATACGTGATTAAACGGGCCCTCTGCAGGGGTCACCCACCAGTCCGGAGCTGCAGCCCAAAGAAATTTTTCCAGTACCGGCAGTAATTTGTCGGGTTTAGTGAGCAGCAGCGGGCCGAAATTGGGACCGGTAAAAAGCTGCACCCCGGCCAGTATAGTCCGCCAGTCATCACCTTCAGACCCCAGGAGAAAGTGCCGGGCGGCTTCAGCATTAACTTGTTTGGCCTGCCAGCCAAAACGGTTATTTGTATCGTAAAAAGTGGCAAAGGAAACAGCATTGGCATAAGGGTCGTCCTCTCCAATCCTCGTTGCTGTTCCCCGTCTACCGAGTTCATTGATAACGCCTTTCCCTATGTAACTTTCCGGACCCAGCACATAGAAGTGCCGCTCTTGATCACCTTTGCCTAATACCTGGCCGGTAGCCCGGGGAATACTGTCCTGGTTAACCAACAGTATTGGGGTCCCCCGTGCTGCCATCCAGGTGGAAGCGGGAAGAGCGTGGGCAACACTTTCACTTCCCACAATCAGCACGTCGGACACTGCTTTACCTGTAATTTTTTGATGCACTTCTGCAATGGCAGCTATGCTTGCAGGCTGATCGGAATTGGAAATTATATGGGCATTCAGCTCTAATTTATTTATTTTTTCTTTCAAAGCTGAGGCTTTGCCCACTAATATTACGTGAGTGTCATTAAGCTTATCCAAACCTGTGGGTGACCAGGCTGTAATTTTTTCAATTATTGCTTTTTCCAAATCACGATTATTTTCATATAACACTACCGGTAGGTTCAACGGCTCAGCGCTAAAACTCTGACAGGCCAGGGCCAAAGGCCAGGATGCAGCATCAACGACAACCACCGCGCCGGGGTTATTTGCAGTGGGCTTTACCTGCCAGATCAGCTCCTGCATAGACTCCCAATCCGTACCCCATAAACGGGTGGTGTTACCTGTGTTCCAGTGTTCCCTTTTTATCTCAGGCGGTAGCTTACCCAAGCTTATGGCCTCCTTTAGGGCGTAAAGAGGGCCGGCTACCATCAAAGCTATAAGCAAAATTGACAGATAAAGGGCAAAACGTTTCATAATAATCACCGTTTTTAACATTTCCCCCCAGCATGACTTACTATACTCTACTGGGTATGAATAAATGTTTTTAATGCCACACTAAACAAAAGAAAAAGGGGGTGTAAACTTTATGACCGTTGGGATGGAACTTCATAAAGCTCTGGGTATGATGAAAATGCTTAGCGGGCAGTTACAAACTTTTGCTAACGGTACCCAGGATCCCATGGCAAAGCAAATGTATCAGGACTTTAATAAAAAAATGGACCAAATGGTTACTGACCTTAA
This window of the Bacillota bacterium genome carries:
- a CDS encoding DUF1657 domain-containing protein, whose protein sequence is MTVGMELHKALGMMKMLSGQLQTFANGTQDPMAKQMYQDFNKKMDQMVTDLNNRVNYVEGQEPQFKMENMTQQAFDQQQAGQQSMRKE